The Thermosynechococcus sp. genome has a segment encoding these proteins:
- a CDS encoding M3 family metallopeptidase, translating into MVIATSPHTDNPLLRGDGFPPFDQIQVSHVEPALRQLLQDLTQELEALEQSFTPTWEGLVEPLERLSDRLDWTWGIVSHLTGVKNSPELRQAYEAVQPQVVEFYTRLGQSRPLYEGFKALAASPEFQSNPPARKRIVEAAIRNAEHSGVGLTGAAKERFNAIQLELAELSTQFSNNLLDATKAFRLKLTQPDEVAGLPPSLLALAAQTARQDGIETATPETGPWHITLDFPSFGPFMQHSQRRDLREQLYRAYISRASSGEWDNRPILERILALRVEEAQLLGFNTYAELSLASKMADSVASVEKLLEELRQVSYRAAARELEDLKAFAAAQGAPEANDLQHWDIPYWAERQREALFDFSDEELRPYFPLPQVLEGLFGLVKRLFGVTVVPADGQVPVWHPDVRFFAILDENNVTIAHFYLDPYSRPGEKRGGAWMDECLGRAKYRLRGEWRTRLPVAYLVCNQTPPVDGKPSLMTFSEVETLFHEFGHGLHHMLTRVDEAGAAGINNVEWDAVELPSQFMENWCYHRPTLLSMARHYQTGEPLPEHYYEKLVAARTYRAGSALLRQLHFSLLDLELHHRYRPGQGETPQQVRDRLAQTTTILPPLPEDAFLCSFSHIFAGGYAAGYYSYLWAEVLSADAFAAFEEVGLDNEQAVAELGRRYRETVLALGGSQPPMEIFKAFRGREPSTEALLRHRGLSP; encoded by the coding sequence ATGGTTATTGCGACTTCCCCTCACACCGATAATCCCTTATTGCGGGGCGATGGTTTTCCCCCCTTTGATCAGATTCAGGTGAGCCATGTTGAGCCAGCCCTGCGCCAACTGTTACAGGACCTCACCCAAGAATTAGAAGCCCTTGAGCAATCCTTTACCCCGACGTGGGAAGGGTTGGTGGAACCCCTCGAGCGCCTGAGCGATCGCTTGGATTGGACCTGGGGCATTGTCAGCCATCTAACGGGCGTCAAAAACAGCCCTGAACTGCGCCAAGCCTACGAAGCGGTTCAACCCCAAGTGGTGGAGTTCTACACCCGTCTGGGGCAATCGCGGCCCCTCTATGAAGGCTTTAAGGCACTAGCTGCCAGTCCAGAATTTCAGAGCAATCCCCCTGCGCGCAAACGCATTGTTGAAGCGGCCATTCGCAATGCCGAACACAGTGGGGTTGGCCTCACGGGTGCCGCCAAGGAGCGCTTCAATGCCATTCAACTGGAATTGGCAGAGCTATCTACCCAATTCTCCAACAACCTTTTAGATGCCACTAAGGCCTTTCGCCTCAAGCTCACCCAACCCGATGAGGTGGCTGGACTTCCCCCCAGTCTATTGGCGTTGGCTGCCCAAACTGCTCGCCAAGATGGCATTGAGACCGCAACCCCAGAAACAGGACCATGGCACATTACCCTCGACTTCCCCAGCTTTGGCCCCTTTATGCAGCACAGCCAGCGGCGGGACTTGCGGGAACAGCTCTATCGGGCCTACATCTCCCGTGCCAGCAGTGGTGAGTGGGATAATCGACCAATTCTTGAGCGCATCCTTGCCCTGCGGGTCGAAGAGGCCCAGCTTTTAGGATTCAACACCTATGCTGAACTCAGCCTTGCCAGCAAAATGGCGGACAGTGTGGCCAGTGTGGAAAAACTCCTTGAGGAACTGCGTCAAGTCAGCTATAGGGCTGCGGCGCGGGAACTGGAAGACCTCAAAGCCTTTGCCGCTGCGCAAGGGGCACCTGAGGCCAACGATCTACAGCACTGGGATATTCCCTATTGGGCAGAACGGCAGCGGGAAGCCCTCTTTGACTTCAGCGATGAAGAACTGCGTCCCTACTTTCCCTTGCCCCAAGTGCTTGAGGGTTTATTTGGCCTAGTGAAGCGGCTCTTTGGGGTGACGGTTGTGCCAGCCGATGGCCAAGTCCCCGTTTGGCATCCCGATGTGCGCTTTTTTGCGATTCTAGATGAAAACAATGTAACGATCGCCCACTTTTACCTTGATCCCTATAGCCGTCCTGGCGAGAAACGCGGTGGCGCCTGGATGGATGAGTGCCTTGGTCGCGCCAAATATCGCCTTCGGGGGGAATGGCGGACCCGTTTACCCGTTGCCTACTTGGTCTGTAATCAAACGCCGCCCGTGGATGGCAAGCCCAGCCTGATGACCTTTAGTGAAGTGGAAACCCTCTTCCACGAATTTGGCCACGGTTTGCACCACATGCTGACACGGGTGGATGAGGCGGGCGCTGCTGGCATTAACAACGTGGAGTGGGATGCCGTCGAACTCCCCAGTCAATTTATGGAAAATTGGTGCTACCATCGCCCTACACTCTTGAGTATGGCGCGCCACTACCAGACGGGGGAACCCCTGCCAGAACACTACTACGAAAAACTGGTTGCCGCCCGCACCTATCGTGCCGGCAGTGCCCTATTGCGGCAGTTGCACTTTAGTTTGTTGGATTTGGAGCTGCACCACCGCTACCGACCAGGACAGGGGGAAACCCCGCAACAGGTGCGCGATCGCCTGGCACAGACAACAACTATTTTGCCCCCTCTGCCAGAGGATGCGTTTCTCTGTAGCTTTAGCCACATTTTTGCCGGGGGATATGCTGCGGGTTACTACAGTTATCTTTGGGCAGAAGTTCTCAGTGCTGATGCCTTTGCGGCCTTTGAGGAGGTTGGCCTAGACAATGAGCAAGCCGTCGCTGAACTGGGACGGCGCTATCGCGAAACCGTGCTTGCCCTTGGCGGCAGTCAACCCCCTATGGAAATCTTCAAAGCCTTCCGTGGCCGTGAACCAAGTACAGAAGCCCTACTCCGGCACCGGGGATTATCACCTTAG
- a CDS encoding M23 family metallopeptidase — protein MIEQRAIALGLAVGLLTTTLGTRQSVAETLPVEPEAAVPPPVNPLQPVESEPLVFSTEPVDPPPGSEPLENLKPARSIPIVIQERSTGCQAIVSESIPSNICQGQGAPQPSTPTATRQPSAPAFHRPVVAANPRNVLPSAQTAVPAYVRQPFPGANPLRWLTVNRGQMLFPLPFPVPMTSTFGWRIHPIFGDRRFHSGTDLGAPEGTPVLAVFEGRVIESDWRGGYGLTVILQHPPAQHQTLYAHLSQRFVHPGQWVKQGEIIGLVGSTGNATGPHLHFEIQAMTAQGLLPVAPEARLQLALTQLKQAIAQARQGSNRT, from the coding sequence ATGATCGAGCAACGCGCCATTGCTCTAGGGCTGGCCGTGGGCCTACTGACAACGACTTTGGGGACTCGCCAGAGCGTTGCTGAAACTCTGCCAGTAGAACCGGAAGCCGCTGTACCCCCCCCTGTGAATCCGCTGCAACCCGTGGAGAGTGAGCCTCTTGTATTCTCCACAGAACCCGTAGATCCACCCCCCGGTAGTGAACCCCTCGAAAACCTCAAGCCTGCCCGCTCCATCCCCATTGTGATCCAAGAGCGCTCCACAGGTTGTCAAGCCATCGTTAGCGAGAGCATTCCCAGCAACATTTGCCAAGGCCAAGGTGCTCCACAGCCCTCCACCCCCACTGCCACCCGCCAACCCTCTGCGCCAGCCTTCCATCGCCCTGTGGTTGCTGCCAACCCAAGAAATGTTTTGCCCTCTGCCCAAACGGCTGTGCCCGCCTATGTACGTCAGCCCTTTCCAGGAGCGAATCCCTTGCGTTGGCTGACCGTCAACCGCGGCCAAATGCTCTTTCCCTTGCCGTTCCCGGTGCCCATGACCTCAACCTTCGGCTGGCGCATCCATCCCATTTTTGGCGATCGCCGCTTCCATTCCGGAACAGACCTGGGTGCCCCTGAAGGTACACCGGTGTTGGCCGTCTTTGAGGGGCGAGTTATTGAGTCCGATTGGCGGGGGGGCTATGGCCTCACCGTTATTTTGCAACACCCACCCGCCCAGCACCAAACCCTCTATGCCCACCTTTCCCAGCGTTTTGTCCATCCCGGCCAGTGGGTCAAGCAAGGGGAGATCATCGGCCTAGTGGGGAGTACAGGCAACGCCACAGGGCCGCACCTTCACTTTGAAATTCAGGCAATGACTGCCCAGGGATTGCTTCCCGTTGCACCAGAAGCGCGGTTACAATTAGCATTGACCCAATTAAAGCAGGCGATCGCCCAAGCCCGTCAGGGGTCGAATCGCACTTAG
- the mrdA gene encoding penicillin-binding protein 2, whose amino-acid sequence MAILKTAPPCPLTDPACDRKVGKQGRVLVLLSIMTVFLLGGIGSRLAYLQLVEGHRNRQMADDNRIRLIPKPPERGKILDRKGRILAGNTFSYSVFLWPLAAKKPEWPQTVRILSRVLNIPASEIEARVKQAGVNSPSLIRIAQGINQGQIIALEEHRNLLTGVEIDREALRFYPHGETAAHIIGYIGELNEEELAAHRDQGYRLGDVMGKMGVEATYERVLRGTWGGQQVEVDGQGKVIRILGQKVARPGNDITLTVDLDLQKAAEAALGDRPGAIVAMNPRDGSILALASYPAFDPNWFARRMTQVQWQELQRRQFPFVNRALQGFPPASTFKIVTTVAALESGKFSPDTVLMTYPALYTGGFAFHDWNRAGFGPLGFAGALAWSSNTFFGQVARGIGPETLIEWARRFGMGTKTGIDLPGEAAGFVPDPQWKRKTFGEGWYDGDTLITAIGQGALQVSPVQAAVMFAVPANGGYKVRPHLIASENPERWRQSLNLQPSTVQVLRQGLRQVVTNGTGAALNVSEVAIAGKSGTGEDPPRPNHTWFGAYAPAEKPEIVVVAFAENSGGGGGSVCGPMVLKVIQAYMKIRDR is encoded by the coding sequence ATGGCTATCCTGAAAACAGCCCCTCCTTGTCCTCTCACTGACCCAGCCTGCGATCGCAAGGTTGGCAAGCAGGGTCGGGTCTTGGTGTTGCTCTCGATTATGACCGTATTTTTGCTGGGGGGCATTGGCAGTCGCTTGGCCTACCTGCAACTTGTGGAAGGCCACCGCAACCGCCAAATGGCCGATGACAACCGCATTCGCCTGATTCCCAAACCGCCAGAGCGGGGCAAGATTTTGGATCGCAAGGGGCGGATTCTGGCGGGCAACACGTTTTCCTACTCTGTTTTTCTTTGGCCCCTTGCTGCTAAAAAGCCTGAATGGCCGCAGACGGTGAGAATTCTCTCGCGGGTGCTCAATATCCCCGCCAGTGAAATCGAAGCGCGGGTCAAACAAGCGGGGGTGAACTCCCCGTCGTTGATTCGCATTGCCCAAGGAATTAACCAAGGGCAAATTATTGCTCTCGAAGAACACCGCAATTTGCTGACGGGAGTCGAAATTGACCGTGAGGCCCTGCGCTTTTATCCCCACGGTGAAACGGCGGCCCACATTATTGGCTACATCGGTGAACTCAACGAAGAAGAGCTTGCTGCCCATCGAGATCAGGGCTACCGCCTTGGGGATGTCATGGGCAAAATGGGCGTGGAAGCTACCTATGAAAGAGTCCTGCGGGGAACCTGGGGCGGTCAGCAGGTGGAAGTGGATGGCCAAGGGAAGGTGATCCGTATTTTGGGGCAAAAGGTGGCGCGGCCGGGCAATGACATTACCCTGACGGTGGACCTAGACCTACAAAAAGCCGCAGAGGCTGCCCTGGGCGATCGCCCGGGGGCGATCGTGGCTATGAATCCCCGCGATGGTTCGATTCTGGCCCTGGCCAGTTACCCTGCCTTTGACCCCAATTGGTTTGCTCGCCGTATGACCCAAGTCCAGTGGCAGGAGCTACAGCGGCGGCAGTTTCCCTTTGTCAACCGTGCCCTCCAAGGGTTTCCCCCCGCCAGTACCTTCAAAATCGTGACAACGGTGGCGGCTCTAGAGTCTGGCAAGTTCAGCCCTGATACTGTTCTCATGACCTATCCTGCTCTTTATACAGGGGGCTTTGCCTTCCACGATTGGAATCGGGCAGGCTTTGGGCCTTTGGGCTTTGCGGGCGCCTTAGCTTGGAGCAGTAACACCTTTTTTGGTCAAGTCGCCCGTGGCATTGGCCCTGAAACCCTGATTGAGTGGGCACGGCGCTTTGGCATGGGCACCAAAACGGGTATTGACTTACCGGGGGAAGCAGCGGGCTTTGTCCCGGATCCCCAGTGGAAGCGGAAAACCTTTGGCGAAGGCTGGTACGATGGCGACACCTTAATTACGGCCATTGGCCAAGGGGCGCTGCAAGTGAGTCCGGTTCAAGCGGCGGTCATGTTTGCCGTGCCTGCGAATGGGGGCTACAAAGTGCGTCCGCACCTGATTGCTTCTGAAAATCCTGAGCGCTGGCGACAATCATTGAACTTGCAGCCTTCTACCGTACAAGTGCTGCGCCAAGGCCTACGACAGGTGGTAACTAATGGAACAGGAGCGGCTCTGAATGTTTCTGAGGTAGCGATCGCGGGCAAAAGTGGTACGGGCGAAGATCCGCCTCGCCCTAACCATACTTGGTTTGGCGCCTATGCCCCTGCCGAGAAGCCGGAAATTGTGGTTGTGGCCTTTGCCGAAAACTCAGGGGGCGGCGGCGGTTCTGTCTGTGGCCCCATGGTCCTCAAGGTGATTCAAGCCTATATGAAGATTCGCGATCGCTAG
- the hisF gene encoding imidazole glycerol phosphate synthase subunit HisF, whose translation MLAKRILPCLDVKAGRVVKGVNFVNLRDAGDPVELAQAYNAAGADELVFLDITATHEERNILIDVVYRTADQVFIPLTVGGGIQSLTMIKDLLRAGADKVSLNSAAVRQPDLVNQASDRFGAQCIVVAIDARREAHCAPDNPRWQVYVRGGREATGLDAVEWAVEMAKRGAGELLVTSMDADGTQAGYDLELTRAIAERVEVPVIASGGAGTCEHIRAALVEGKAQAALLASLLHYGHLTIAQIKDYLHQHQVPVRQAEPLPQPAREGLGH comes from the coding sequence ATGCTTGCCAAACGAATTTTGCCCTGTCTGGATGTGAAGGCGGGGCGGGTGGTCAAGGGGGTGAACTTTGTTAACCTGCGGGATGCTGGCGATCCGGTAGAACTGGCTCAGGCCTACAATGCAGCGGGGGCCGATGAACTGGTGTTTTTAGATATTACAGCTACCCACGAAGAGCGCAACATCCTCATTGATGTTGTCTATCGCACCGCGGATCAGGTGTTTATTCCCCTAACGGTGGGGGGTGGCATTCAGTCCCTGACGATGATCAAGGATCTATTGCGGGCCGGGGCCGATAAAGTCAGCCTGAATTCGGCGGCAGTGCGGCAACCCGATCTTGTGAATCAGGCTAGCGATCGCTTTGGTGCCCAATGTATTGTTGTTGCCATTGATGCTCGACGCGAAGCCCATTGTGCTCCTGACAATCCCCGCTGGCAAGTCTATGTGCGCGGCGGACGAGAAGCCACGGGTCTAGATGCCGTAGAGTGGGCCGTGGAAATGGCCAAGCGGGGCGCGGGGGAACTATTAGTGACCAGTATGGATGCCGATGGCACCCAGGCGGGCTATGACCTTGAATTGACGCGGGCGATCGCCGAGCGAGTAGAAGTGCCCGTGATTGCCTCCGGAGGCGCTGGCACCTGTGAACATATTCGGGCGGCGCTGGTGGAAGGCAAGGCGCAAGCCGCACTTCTGGCCTCACTGTTGCACTATGGCCACCTGACGATCGCTCAGATCAAGGACTATCTACATCAGCACCAAGTGCCCGTGCGCCAAGCAGAGCCCCTCCCTCAACCAGCCAGAGAAGGACTAGGGCATTAA